In Vanessa cardui chromosome 4, ilVanCard2.1, whole genome shotgun sequence, the DNA window TAAGTCAACAAACTTTTGTTGCTAagcaaaaaactaaataaataacaaatataaatttaaggaaTTTTTGGTCAAATCAATCAGTTTTGATCGAAAAAAATTTTGCTAAAACATATCAGACACAATACTTACAGCATCGAGGTATGCAAAACTCTTGTGCTTTTCTTTATCAGGACTGATCCCTCCGTCAAAATATTCGAGTAATTCTTCTGATGCTAGGTAGAAATGTGGAAGGGATACTATTGCTGGGACATTCTTGCAGGGATTTAGATTTAATACGCCCATAAGTAGACACCCATCGTGACTGCTACTCCAGTCCCTATAGACAAGttaatgcaatcagtaaaattagTGCAGAATATTCaaacatgtatttaaaaaacatactgGTACATAGAATACAAATAACTATACtaacaaataaagttttaaaatatatttttttaatttagtacgtAGTAGTGACTTGCAACGGTTTGATGAAAATATGTACGTGGAtgcaatgctgacactaaatatacaacagaattatttttttcacgatatcacattagaaacttctaaaattatcagtgtttcttttatattttgcacatacaaaaacctttgtcCCGAAtgactctatctattaagaaaaaaccgcatcaaaatccgttacgtaattttaaagatctaagcatacatagagacgcACAgcgaaaagcgactttgttttatacttcgTAAAGATGAttgtataaacttaaaaatcttttatatagtcggtactatatctatatatctttcTCTATAACGCATTTCTTGGCATTCATTATCTAAGACATACATATTTAGGACAATCGTTGGTTTTTGAgctattttaaatgtatgttgaAAATtgcatgtttttttgttttaagaacCTCTCAATTTGCGTGCAAATGTCTTTTCATTCTAATTCTTCGAATTCGCCAAATAGGTTAGGTtactaaattaacttaaaatggtCGGCTTTTAAATTTtagcaaaaaaagaaaattgtaattttatttaatctttattttttttaagatattttttaaagccaTATTGAGCAAAGTTAACAGTCAGTTTTGAGTAAATGTTTTTATCTTAATCTTCTGTCAAAATGATCAAAAGGAACCACACCACATACATTGTTATATTCAGGGACCAAACTTCCgctatatataaaactttgtttCCCCAGAATCGTGCGGCAGAATTCCAAACCCAACCCTTTTTTTGTGGCGTTAATACTTAAATGCCTGTGTCACTACCGGGTAAAGATATCCTTTTCTCTCAAGGATGAAGCTTGGAAGGTACAATTTCATCACGTTACAGGATTGCAGGTAGGTGGAAAGATATGTTGCAGAATTTAATCCAACGAAGTTTTCCCTTATCCACAAAAACACGATGAATTCCAATCAAACTCTGTGATACTTGCTCGAGTTCGAATCCACTGTGTCCGGTTAACATTCTCGTGTTTTATTAATCACTCAGCCAACACGGCACTTAAATTAAATCAGGACCGAGCTAATAAATTAgtcgaaaataattaataataagtaattaatcaaattcttaaTGTTTGTCAAAATTTAACGTAAAGTTCGAAAACAAGTTCACAAAACGACCTTATTAACACTTTAAAATGGattcaaaatgtttttcaattaattttgaacttGGTAAGAAGGTTTATTAGGCGTATTTTGAGCTCCTGTTTACTCATCAAACATTATTTCAACtcggaaataaattataatataaggaaGCTAGTGTTGATTGTTTtgaaagtaaacaaaaatataatatatcgacGAATAACAGACGTGTTACATTAacgtaaataagttttatacaaaatttcccTGCATATACCCATGGGCAGGTTTGATCCCAgatggttagaatgcgtgcattttTACCGATGGTTGTgtgttcaagcccaggcaagcaccactgaattttcctgtgcttagtttgtgtttataattcatctcgcgctcgcaATGAAGGAAAAACTCATGAGAAGGCCTGCGTTGGTCAAATTTTAATGCAATTCTACCAATGTCTACCAAACCGTATGTGAGCAGTTTGGTGGAGTAGGCTTCAAATGTTCTCAACAATAAGGATTGAGGATGCCTTAACTCAGCAGAAGGGTATTTGTACTAGTATTTTTGACTgtatacttttttctttttgctCAAGGAAAGTAAGAAAACTGCAACTGCCAAAAGTGTTGGATTtctctaaataatatttcatctatgtttttatttaaatacacatacaCAGCCAAAGTTTTGTAACATGTTTtatgtttactattttttatcaaatatggaTAAGCCAGTCTACACGCTCAAATAAGACAACGTCTTAACTATTGGAGGAAAAAATCTTCACACCCGAACGTGATGAAACCACTAGTTTTCCAACCTTATAATAAGTTCACGTACGAGAAATAACCGATCGAATGGTAAAAGAATTCATAAAGTCCTTTTACAAGCGACAGTTATGGAGGAAAATGTACAAAGTTATAGAGGAATACgctcaaataataaataaggccGAGTTCATATCTTCTTTTCGACGAAGGCTAAAAATCCGATAATAATGAGATCGATTACCTTCATAAATACttacatgtgtgtgtgtatgtgtgtgtgtgtgtatacatACTTGagattgtttatgtattttaaataaagaatgttaCTCACTTTTTGCAGAAGCATTTGTTGCCAGGATTCGCACTTTTAGACGCTAGTAGCATTTCATCAATTTCGTAATAATAAGCGCTTATGTTGAAAATATCACGCTTGTCAACCAGACTCGCGTAAAGAGatctgaaaataatatacatttagttatcttacattatttattttataagtatatttgttatttcaaatgtataCTTCACAAATGTACCACAGACTTAATATCGGCTAGATATCGCTCtctacaaaacatttaaattattctttctaCATTAGtagaaagaataatttaaatgttttggaTCCAATAAATTTGTACGTTATGCCTGTAATACTGACTCAAAACTTTTAAACAGTTTTACAGCAATAACATCTGTCGGATTCAGAGATCTTTGACGTCACctcataataaattgaatagtaATTAGATGTTTAATGATTTAATCAACATAATCGattgtttatactttttttattcccTTCTTCAAGGTCATGATGATGGATAGAAGGTCGTAATGCAATATAGGGACCGATCATTTATTACGTATGACTTTCGCTACTTTTTGACCCTTTTCCTcttgtttaagaaaaaataaagatcCGATTTCCCCCTGCTTAATATTGATTACGTAAGTatgtaaaggaaaaaaataaaacacgtttggtttattttttaagagagtatttttgtgaaatgtttttttttttatctcaaagGTTCTGAAGGGACGCTTCCATGTGTACCACGTGGTTACCCacgctttttaaaataattttaactttgcgcATTTTTTGACCTTACGTAAGAACTACCGAAACTCCTTCATCGCCCCTTATAAGACAAACATAAGACATGGTCGACCCTACTAATAGTAAATGAATGGCCAAATACAAAATGGAATTGCAGGGATACGTGTAAGGTTATCTTAGCGTAGCGTGATATTCAGTAGTATTACAATTTTCTATCCTAtctagtaataattaataattattcgtcGCACGTGAAACtgcattttcattaaaataatgttaccatTACATAATTTCCTGACGTTATTTTAGCGTTAGCGGATTCAACAGCGGCACTAATAACGATTTGTGTCAATTACATGACGCCACTgcgaataatataatttatttttaatatcttaaattaatGATCCTTTATGAGGATTCATTTATCGGATGGTGTTAGGAAATGAGTTATtatgtagattttttatttaataaaaatgtgatGAGCGCGAATTTTACGATTTTGTGATTTACGGAAATTAAACTCCGGAACCAAATCACTCAAATCAGatattatttcacaatttaAAAGGTACATTATTGCATAGGTCATATAATGTGTCAACTTATTATTtagtacaagattatacaggcgataaaaaagcgtgaaataaTTCTTGtggacttccagacaggataaattacatacatatataaatgtaattaaacaacatgactattttattacattgttttattgcCCATTGGTTTGGCAACAGTCAGACAGAAAAAGCCActtctgtatttttaatattcaataaaaaaagtcatttcAAACTGACCTGCAAATTTCGGGTTCATATGTATAAATTCGTTTGGGTGGATTTCCTTCAATCGGTGGGAATATCGAACTGTCTGATCCATTGAGCTGACCGCAGTACGGGTCACCCCATTGACTCATCGTGGTCATGTTGTTGTAGGCGACTATGTTACCCAGTTCGTGTACATTTTCAATTCCACGTTTCATATCGTACGGACCAGATTCCGTTGTATTGagctgtaaataaaacaatgtttaaaatttaattgacgttttaattaattaaaaagcgaAATGTAAACATATTTGCCCTTTTTATAGAtgtgatatattaatcaaacagaagagatacaacaacagcctataaaccTCTCTAGAGAAACTAGAGaagttttggaaaatattccaccacccaatgcgggttggcgcaATATAGATGTGCtgtaatttctatgaaatgagattacgatatatatattatagagaaatgtaggtttcctcacgatgatttccttcatcgccgagtacgagatgaattattaatattcagtggtgcttgcatgggtttgaactaGCAAtcgtcagttaagatgcacgcgttctaaccacagggccatctaaGCTCAATCTCAATCAAACGGAAGAGATAATGAAGAAGAAATCAAACGGAAAAGATAATGAAAAAGAAATCAAACGGAAgagataatgtatataaaagcgAAGTACCACACAATGATTAATCACGACATCTCAGGAACTGTCTCACGAAATCCACACCTGAGAGGGCTTGGAAATTTCGCGCGAGAAAAACCGTGGGTTTAACgtgttacatataaaaatcaaacagACTAAGAGAGTCGATAGAGATGCTTATCAATTAAAACATGGAGATTtcgacgacctccttggtcgagtggtgtgtacaccggttttcatgggtacgccactccgaggtcccgggttcgattcccggccgagtcaatgtagattatcattagttttctatgttgtcttgggtctgggtgtttgtggtgccgtcgttacttctgattttccataacacaagtgctttagctacttacattgggatcagagtaatgtatgtgaagttgtctcatatttatttatttattattattatctatatattatttatcattattatctatatcttatatcattgaaatatccagaaataattagtttattaaataaaagtttatataaactTGAGTTGTTATAGACacgtaatatttgaatttatgaaaatagaaaTGGAGAGCTTGTTTATCTTTCTGAAAGATATTAATGTTTAGGTAGTAGGCTAAACAAACTCATTTAATCATCTATACGTAACAAACTCCtaacatgtacatatatttattaagatgaTTTGTTCCTCTAAATTCTTGGAACGGggaagtaaattattttctaccTTGGAATAACACAGAAGATAAATTTAACTTTTCAAATATCTCCGTGAATTGAAATAATTCCACGCATGATAAAAGTTTTACCGTTTCATTCAATATTGAAAAACTTTCTTTTCATCTCcgttacacaaaaataattataagtaaattacgGATTTCGAAGGTGGTCTTTGTTCTTTTTCAACTCAGATCttatttacgtaaataaatacttaactgAATATAACCATAtaattatgcatttaatatatgCGCCTGTACAATTATTCATAGCAAGTTCTCTAACAACtatctatgttaatattatcaagaggcattttttttgtatatagaggatatttataaaagtataactCCTGAgattattgcctccactggtgccagaagggctggttcgtgttttgcccagaggatcgaaatcgaaatgtatataatgtgtGTCGATGAACtcatgtaaataattcttaaaaaatattttgtgtatcaataatttcatattataatcatatgACCTGATATCTTaccatacaatatatttatattaatggatTTCACACTTTTTTTGTACAGAAACTGTACGAGCGACTAATACAAAGAATGTTAGATCATCATTGTCATCATTCCAAACGGCAGATGTCCACAATTGGACAAAGGTCTCTTCAAAAGACCTCTACGACAGGCGATTTGCGCTACCCGCATCAAGTGACTTCACCAGATCGTCAAGCATTTAAAAACTTACATGTGAAAACATGGAGAAGTAAAACCCATCATTATTTTCAGAAGGCCTCATCGTTGTTGGTTTCTCTAGCCTTATCTTGCCGCATACTAAacctgaaaaataatttatattagtaacTATATACCTATATTGATCAAATTGTATGTGTACCTGAGACCTGACATTTGAAGACAAGTGACATGGGGTAAACCTGGATCATGAAGTCTTAAAGAATATAGCGAAAAACCGCTTAATTTAAAGGGTAGAGGTCAATTAGTGCAGGCCTTTGTTCTCTCAAATGCAATGGATGTTATAATCTTTGGATATCCCTTGTTGTTAGGATTTTGTGCAAGGGTAGGTTTTAACTTTTTCTTAGTTTTGTTGTTTCCGATTTGAAGGATAAGTTAGTGTAACTGTACATGGGACATAATGTCTTGGTTCTCAAATTTGGTGGCGTATGTGCAATATTGGCAATGATGGTGGTGACTCATTACCAGACAGTTCAATCAGTAATACAACacagttcaaataaaaatataatccaaACATAGAACATTTTGCTTATCTTAAGCGAAGTTCACGCGTAAAGGATTACTAATTAGATTtctaactctgtttgtctgacGACGgagaaaataaaactaaatatgcaAGCGTTCGAAGAAATTTCTAGacttgtttaattaattgtatttgcaAATTACTTTAACGCTTTGAGGGACAATCACTAAACACAATAGCTAAGCAATTGTTATGACGTCTATAAGTACTTAGTGTTCTAGAAAGTGAAACTTATCTCTGAAAACGTTTATATTTGCGTCAGTcgtattttttatgctattgattggcggacgagcatatcggccacctgatggtaagtggtcaccaccacctatagacaatggtgctgtaagaaacattaaccattcctttcattgccaatgcgccaccaaccttgggaacttagatgttatgtcccttgtgccttgtgTCTTTAGTTAttccgaaacacaacaataccaagcactgttatttggcggtaaaatatctgaggagtgggtggtacctacccagactggttcgcacaaagtcctaccactaaGTATAAAACTACTTTCATCTACTTGTAATTTTGATAgcgatttgataataatataattattttatgatatcgaCTATCTGgatttctaattaaataaaactacttaaatgcaaatgtttaaaaaactatacaaacaacgttattttatgtttatttattcgatATGGATATACGCGAAGAGAATAAGATCCATCAAGATGTACCATCGCTTTAAAATCGCTTTGTATTGATTGCTTCTCAGATCGGATTCTGCTCTCCGAAGCTTGTATGTAACAGTTAAGATCTTACTTCGAGGAATCATAACAATATCACTCAAACGAGAGATTATTTACtgtcgaatattttatttgaagttgAAAAAATCTGGTACGTTTTTAATGAGTCTCAATGAGTCACGAGCTCAGATTTCATCAAACTTAGTAGGatgaatgtatataatacatacatattataaatctcCCTCTGGAATCACGctgtttattgatgaaaccGTAATTAAATTTACTGTTTAGTTTAAAACATCCAGACACATGGGAAGCGACTTTACATACTGTGTatagctattaaaatatttttgtttaataaatatggtTACTACAAAAGTTAGGAATTATGTATAAAACGATACAAATTTTGTCTGTACTACCTGGTTAGATCATTTGAAAGTCTTCATGAAAGTAATTGGTCGAACTAACAGAAAGTTTAGATTTTGTTATCAAACCTTTAATTTATGTGGTTTCTCAATGTAAGATGTATGATACATttcaattatcattataaatatttattcaacagGTAACTcgaatcaaaacaaattataggATGGAAACATATACTCTTGGTAgtgaaataattgatataaaatataattatatattaatttatatatatatatatatatatataattactaagtGAGATGAGGATTTGGACTACAGAAATCCGAGACGTTTGGAAACAATACGGACTCGATTTTTCGTGCATTCTGAGGTacgaatgtttaaaaaaactcGACTTCCATTACGCACTGTTATCAGAGTTTAAAACACGCAACCATGAAATTTGCAGCATTGGATTTTGCAATTactataattacaattacagggaaaatatttttgttaaaatatattccaactACCAGAGggcaaaagccaaataaacaaaattagacAGCGAATGTCCAATGGGgctaagaaaaggttcgtcaccttaagatttattttcgtatgctcagtatgagcgattatCTGCTTTACTGATCGATAATGACATATTGCTttgcaataatttgatgttgagattcaaaaggtactaagagtttaagactcgataaaggaatgaatttgaaaactgacgaacgaaggttttcttactctgactgtacaggctataattggtcgagagcttgattaatctatgatgtTCAGTATGCATTTgcgaaataattacattttgaacgtcgacgaaactatTATCGGAACTTTGGGAGTAAAATTCGAACACCCTCAGtaatgcacaatatagctgcGCTATAAGCAAATTGCATGAAATAAGATAAGGTTTATCTTTGctcctacttccattggaaaaGGCTATAGATCCCATGTAactattatatactattattgatatataatttaacgaTCCTAATGTTCTAAGAATTTTCTCCAAGAATTGTACCTAATATTGATTTCAGAGAGTACTCTGATAAAAATTAAGGTAAATTAAATCCTATTAACAGTTTGCCAGTTTGTATATATCATTTCCTCGTGAAATTATAAGTAGGAACTCAAGTAGGGATTGAATGTTCAGCGCCCTTGGAGACTGGAAGCTGATCATGACACGTTCCGAGCTTGCTAGAAAGACTTTATCATTTCGGCTTCATTTTATTAGCATGGAACATCTTTGCTTGTTATTAAACGATTATTAACTTTTTCGAcggtataaaatttaaatgaaaaagattTAACAGTATTGTTTTTAAGgttttgtttagtttttatcCTTTAAGTTAGATTTCTTAAAAGGTTACAATAAATTCAAACTTCAAAAAGGAATGCTGGATTCCAACTAATgcattatttaaactaatatctcttcATTGGTTATCATCTCTAGATCAACAAACAATATCAAGTCAGGCAGAGCAAGGCTTTTTTTACTTataggtataatttttttaccttattttatttaagttgtaCAGTATGAGATGTGGAGGCGTTATGCAATATGaaaaaatggattttattattttatacttttgattCCATACActgtatattcaaaattattcccGTCGTATTATCATCGTATTAATTTAGTGGCATAGTGTATAAGCTATATAATAAGCAGAAGGAAGACACTGCCTAGTCCTACAGTACACGGCTTGCTTGACACCTTTGGGAATACTTTTGATATTTACTTAAACAATTGGCTAAATTCCTGTCTACtttttatgtgattttttcCTTGGATTACTATTACCATTGatgttttctaataaattatgataaagtcACTATTGGTACTTACTCAGTGCTGCGTTTTCACCGACACAGTTGAGAAATATTCCATCGAAGAAAAGATCCTTCGCTTTTACTCTCAGGAACGGATCGGTCAGATTGGAAAAGAAACTAGTCAAAGCACCATTCACGAGAGTGACAGCTGCCGGCATTATGTCCAGGACCGTCAAAATTGCTGCCTGGAAACAAatgatttattcaatattagctTTACCCGCCCGTAaattaaaagcctgtaaatttcccactgctgggcaaatgcctcttctccttttgagaaCAAAGTTttcgagcatattccaccacgctgttccaatgcgggttggtaatcTACCAATGAAATTCGGCTACATGTGTATCTACACATTCATTAGTACAtctacaatatacatatgtacaatattcatttcattgaaattagacacacacaggtttcctcgcaattTTTTCCATCACCGTCGAGCAGTTTGAAATTTAGTTGCTTGTACgcgctttttttaaatagtttagttGCTTTATgaatagtttttcttttttatttcattattttttatcggttgatcaaatgaaaatacttgtacgtactaattttcat includes these proteins:
- the LOC124544297 gene encoding sensory neuron membrane protein 2-like, producing MLGKNAKLFFAVSVCILIAAIVLASWGFPKIVHKQIQKNLQLENSSAMFEKWRELPVPLTFKIYVFNVTNADDVTDGAKPILNEIGPFVYKEYRVKRILGYGDNDTIRYMLKKTFYFDQEASGSLREDEEITVINYSYMAAILTVLDIMPAAVTLVNGALTSFFSNLTDPFLRVKAKDLFFDGIFLNCVGENAALSLVCGKIRLEKPTTMRPSENNDGFYFSMFSHLNTTESGPYDMKRGIENVHELGNIVAYNNMTTMSQWGDPYCGQLNGSDSSIFPPIEGNPPKRIYTYEPEICRSLYASLVDKRDIFNISAYYYEIDEMLLASKSANPGNKCFCKKDWSSSHDGCLLMGVLNLNPCKNVPAIVSLPHFYLASEELLEYFDGGISPDKEKHKSFAYLDATTGVVIKGTQRLQFNIELRNVNAIPQLEYVKTGLFPLLWIEEGAEISEELQQELHQSHKMLSYVEAIRWAILGLAVILCIASAMCVSRAGGLNPWPRNHNSVSFILRPGNTVNINKGR